The proteins below come from a single Denticeps clupeoides chromosome 15, fDenClu1.1, whole genome shotgun sequence genomic window:
- the kcna1b gene encoding potassium voltage-gated channel subfamily A member 1: MTVVAGDNMDETSTLPGHPQDSYSPEHEDHECCERVVINISGLRFETQLKTLAQFPETLLGNPKKRMRYFDPLRNEYFFDRNRPSFDAILYYYQSGGRLRRPVNVPLDMFSEEIKFYELGAEAMEKFREDEGFIREEERPLPEKEFQRQIWLLFEHPESSGPARGIAIVSVMVILISIVIFCLETLPELKEDPRGRMRTVGNSTFYYKPNILTDPFFVVETLCIIWFSFELIVRFFACPSKPAFFKNMMNTIDVVAIIPYFITLGTELADDSDGVKEAKGGDQATSLAILRVIRLVRVFRIFKLSRHSKGLQILGQTLKASMRELGLLIFFLFIGVILFSSAVYFAEAEEKDSYFSSIPDAFWWAVVSMTTVGYGDMYPVTIGGKIVGSLCAIAGVLTIALPVPVIVSNFNYFYHRETEGEEQAQLLNVSTPNIASDSNSSRRSSSVVSKSEYMEIDEDINNSIDNFREANLRTGNCTMVNQNCVNKGKLLTDV; encoded by the coding sequence ATGACAGTGGTGGCCGGGGACAACATGGACGAGACCTCCACCCTGCCGGGGCACCCTCAGGACTCCTACTCCCCGGAGCACGAGGACCACGAATGCTGTGAGAGGGTGGTGATCAACATATCAGGGCTGCGCTTCGAGACCCAGCTCAAGACCCTCGCCCAGTTCCCCGAGACTCTGCTGGGGAACCCCAAAAAAAGGATGCGCTATTTCGACCCGTTGCGTAACGAGTACTTCTTTGACCGGAACCGACCGAGCTTCGACGCCATCCTCTACTACTACCAGTCCGGGGGGAGGCTAAGAAGACCCGTCAACGTCCCTCTGGATATGTTCTCTGAAGAGATCAAATTTTATGAGCTTGGCGCGGAGGCCATGGAGAAATTCAGAGAGGACGAGGGTTTCATCCGAGAGGAGGAGCGGCCGCTGCCGGAGAAGGAGTTTCAGAGGCAAATCTGGCTTCTATTCGAGCACCCGGAGAGCTCTGGGCCCGCCCGGGGGATCGCCATAGTGTCTGTGATGGTCATTTTGATTTCAATAGTCATCTTCTGCCTAGAGACGTTACCAGAACTGAAGGAAGACCCGCGGGGGAGAATGCGAACGGTGGGGAACAGCACCTTCTACTACAAACCAAATATTCTCACCGACCCTTTCTTCGTGGTGGAGACCCTCTGCATCATCTGGTTCTCTTTTGAACTGATCGTTCGCTTCTTTGCCTGTCCGAGCAAGCCAGCTTTCTTCAAGAACATGATGAACACTATAGATGTGGTGGCCATCATACCGTATTTCATCACGCTGGGCACGGAGCTGGCAGACGACAGCGACGGCGTGAAGGAGGCCAAGGGAGGAGACCAGGCCACGTCTCTAGCCATCCTCAGGGTCATCCGTCTGGTCAGGGTGTTCAGGATTTTCAAGCTGTCCCGACACTCGAAGGGCCTCCAGATATTGGGCCAAACGCTGAAAGCCAGCATGCGCGAGCTCGGCCTGCTCATCTTCTTCCTGTTCATTGGGGTGATCTTGTTCTCCAGCGCGGTGTACTTCGCCGAAGCCGAGGAGAAGGATTCCTACTTCAGCAGCATCCCAGATGCGTTCTGGTGGGCCGTGGTCTCCATGACCACCGTGGGGTACGGGGACATGTACCCCGTGACCATTGGGGGGAAGATCGTGGGCTCATTGTGCGCCATCGCCGGCGTGCTCACCATCGCGCTGCCCGTGCCGGTCATAGTGTCCAACTTCAACTACTTCTACCACCGCGAGACGGAAGGCGAGGAGCAGGCGCAGCTGCTGAACGTCAGCACACCCAACATCGCCTCCGACTCCAACTCCAGCCGCCGCAGCTCGTCCGTGGTCAGCAAGTCGGAGTACATGGAGATCGACGAGGACATCAACAACAGCATCGACAACTTCAGAGAGGCCAACCTCAGGACTGGCAACTGCACCATGGTCAACCAGAACTGCGTGAACAAGGGGAAGCTCTTAACAGATGTGTAG